One genomic region from Amaranthus tricolor cultivar Red isolate AtriRed21 chromosome 12, ASM2621246v1, whole genome shotgun sequence encodes:
- the LOC130828625 gene encoding zinc finger BED domain-containing protein RICESLEEPER 2-like, with product MHLYFQLIDLTVQGMQKFHTFISLLLLGRPLLYSVSNCNPFYSLLISFFFNHLLQSSQLPITRERVGGVEKAECNHCNKLLSAGAKAGTSHLKDHIQSCRKRICQDLRQTRLFGTQRNVNDSSDSLTLAPYEFCQEDGRKDLAEMIILHEYPISMVEHYGFRKYSKTLQPGFKVPCRTTTRKDIMKRYEDEKDNILALLRNVKSRISLTTDMWTASNQRKGYMAVTSHFIDNAWKLQSRIIRFLYVPAPHNAEVLADALKQCIQSWNLDLRLASITVDNCTTNDAMMNIIKDAFPYGSLLLDGEFLHMRCCAHILNLIVQDGLNAVEYDGVNRIRESVVFWTGSDKRVQKFEGVANQLASGYKRKLSLDCKIRWNSTYEMLCVAINYKEVFAVLSGREKLYNNPPTPEDWEKFGKICELLEVFAKLTLDFSASKTPTANIYFSKI from the exons TTTCACACTTTCATTTCACTGCTGCTGCTGGGCCGTCCCTTACTCTACTCAGTTTCAAATTGCAATCCTTTCTACTCATTACTCATTTCGTTtttcttcaatcatcttcttcaatcttcacag TTACCTATAACAAGAGAAAGAGTTGGTGGGGTAGAGAAGGCTGAGTGCAATCATTGTAATAAGCTACTTTCCGCCGGTGCAAAGGCGGGAACTTCTCATTTGAAGGACCACATTCAAAGTTGTCGAAAGCGAATATGTCAAGATCTTCGGCAAACAAGATTATTCGGTACACAACGTAATGTGAATGATAGTAGTGATTCTTTGACTTTGGCTCCTTATGAATTCTGTCAAGAAGATGGAAGAAAGGACTTGGCCGAGATGATTATATTGCATGAGTACCCCATTAGCATGGTTGAGCACTATGGCTTCAGGAAGTACTCTAAGACTTTACAACCTGGTTTTAAAGTACCGTGTCGTACCACTACTAGGAAGGATATAATGAAGAGATATGAGGATGAGAAGGACAATATTCTAGCTTTGTTGAGGAATGTCAAAAGTCGAATTTCATTAACTACGGACATGTGGACTGCAAGTAATCAAAGGAAAGGCTATATGGCAGTCACTTCACATTTCATTGATAATGCGTGGAAGTTGCAAAGTCGAATCATAAG GTTTCTTTATGTCCCTGCCCCACATAATGCCGAGGTTCTTGCCGATGCATTAAAACAATGCATTCAATCGTGGAACTTGGATTTGAGATTGGCATCTATCACAGTAGATAATTGTACGACTAATGATGCTATGATGAACATCATAAAGGACGCTTTCCCATATGGTTCTCTACTTTTGGATGGTGAGTTCTTACATATGCGTTGCTGTGCACATATACTTAATCTAATTGTTCAAGATGGATTAAATGCTGTAGAGTATGATGGAGTTAATCGAATAAGGGAAAGTGTTGTGTTCTGGACTGGTTCTGATAAGAGAGTGCAAAAGTTTGAAGGTGTAGCTAATCAATTAGCCTCCGGTTACAAAAGGAAATTATCCCTTGATTGTAAAATTCGTTGGAATTCAACATATGAAATGCTTTGTGTTGCTATTAATTATAAGGAAGTGTTTGCTGTTTTAAGTGGTCGAGAAAAACTATATAACAACCCACCAACTCCTGAAGATTGGGAAAAATTTGGGAAAATATGTGAGTTATTGGAAGTGTTTGCTAAACTTACCCTTGATTTCTCTGCCTCAAAAACTCCTACGGCTAATATTTACTTTTCTAAAAtttga